From the Desulfolucanica intricata genome, the window GAAATAAACATCTAAAAATTCAGCACCATGATGAAGTTGCTCCCCTGGCTCAAGAAAATTAAATGAAAGTGAGCCATACCCCTCTTCATTTTGGGCAATCACAACTTCGGGAGTTGGAATCTTTATCACTTTACCAATGTCAGCAGCTATCTTTTCGGACCATATCTCACCTATTAGCTCTTGTCCTGTTTTCTCGTCCACCATTGGATATTTAAAAAAGGCACTACGCCTAGTCAGTGGATCTATATATAAATACTTTTTTCTAGTACCAAAACCATATTCTTCTTTTTCCCAATCCCTAACATCTATTATTGACATATCACACCATTTTCATAGAATATTTTAAGGTTTTATTATACCATATAATTATAAATTATGCATATGGGGTGATGCTGCTACCACAAAAAAAGCCTGTGGATAGTGCCGCTACTGGGGATAACCCTTTTACATACACTACCATTTTTTCCACCAAGACAGTCCTGTTACAAAAATAAAACAATATCGCTCGTCCTGTTATCCCCATCCGCTTGTACAACTGGCCCGGAACACATCCAACAGTTTAATTATCATATCAAGGAAAATCTTTTTAAAGTAGGTTTTACCACTCATTCCAGTTGCCCACACTAACCACAGGCCCGTCGACTACTCAAGCAGAATTACCTATGCGGTTCACACGGGGAAAGGAAATACATAGTCTTATATACTCGCTCTGTAGAATGACCATCATCATAATAAAAAGATAAAAATCTTAATTTTGTTTCCTTCTATAGAATACGGGCTAAGGGCAAAACACACTATCTATTCTAGTTCCCCATACAGCCTCTTCATCCCAGCCCGGGTCACAAGCCAGGTACCCTGAGACTTTCTAGCTTCCCATGGATAAAAACGGCCCGACTGGCAAGCACGCTTTACGGTTGCCATACTTTTCCCCCAAGTTTCAGCAGCCTCCGTGGATGTCATGACTTCATCCAATGCTTTCTTACCGGCCAGGGCCCGTTCTATTTCTTCATAATTGTTTTCAAGAATTTTTACCAACTCGTTATTGTTCACATTACATCCTCCATTTCAAACAGTTATTGCCGGGAGGAACTCCCGGCTTTAGTAAATCTTTTCTTTTGTAGCTACAACTCAATATCCTACGCGACGAGCAGCAGCCCTCCCCATCGCGTAAGATACCGGTGCCCGGCTCTTCCATACACCACCCACCCACCTGGTATGGTACCGGAAAACTGGGTTGACATCCGCAGCCTATACCATACGCGCCATAGCATAGGACTTTTTTGCACCGGTTACAACCGTTCCCGTATTTTTTATACTCCCCCGGGCACCGTTCCAACCGGTACCACTACATACTCATACCCAGGGAGTACCTGTTCTTTTAACTCCTAGGCGGTGGAGTGCCTCTCTATTTTAACTCCTTAGGCAAAGAGTGCTAATCTATGGCCGACAAGCAAGCCCGGGGACCGCTTCACCCGGTAGCATGTACAATATGGCTGCACTCCGTCTAATAATCCACCCGCGCCACGTGGAGGCGGCAGCCCATGCGAGCACCGGGTAGGGACTATGCCCCTACCACTCGTGGTCGCTGTGCCCCACGCGACCGGTTATCAGCCGGCTGTACAGCTGACTGCTGCTGTGCCAGTGCCAAGGCGGCTATAGCAATATGCTTACACTGGTGACCACCCACAAAGTAGTCCCTACAGCTGCACCAGCCACGAGAGCCATCTTTAGCGATCTGAACTGCATACTCATTGTGAAACCTGTCCCCTTCCATCCGCTGCACATACCCGCGAATCACTGCATTCTCAATGACCACGACCTGCTGCCAACGATACTGACCACTTACCAATCCCTCTATAGCCCTGCCCAAACGCCGTGTCTCCATATCTCCCAATACTTTCACTTGATTACCTCCCGTTTCATTTCTTTCTTATATTATATACCGATTACGGTACATTGTCAATATATTTTTTACCGTTTACGGTATTTTTTTAGCAGCTTCTAGAAGCCAGGTGAAAGAAAATGTGACCGGAAACAGCCAACGGAACAACCCGGAAGATACTAACCTCATATATACTGAACCAGAGAGCCGATGACCAATCGTAGCCGGCGGCACTGGCCCAAGAGAAGGAGCAACCAAGATGCAAGCAACACTAGGGAGACGTTAAACAGTTATGGCCAATGAGAGAGCACCCGCACTCCACCCACCCAATATATCTCTATCAACATTTTTTGTTTTTATAATGGTAATGGTCCTCCGCGCGAGGTACAAAAAAGCTTTGCCAACCACAAACTTTATATACCTCGCGCGGAACTGCGACAACCCATGGGTTGAGATCCGCCGGGCTTGTGGGTAGTGTGGGCAACCGGTAGGGGTGGCAGTGTTTTCTTTTAGTACTTTACCCAATACGGGACAATAACGATATGGGTTTATTCCGGGCCGGTTGTCCAAGCGGATGGGGATAACCTCTAACTGTGAATAACTCATCTTATTTCACCATAGCATATGAGGGTAAAAAATTCTTACAAATGGATACAGACCGGTTATCCCCAGTAGCGGCACTATCCACAGGCTGACCCAAGAGAAATTCATGCAACCGCGCAGGGTACACAAGTATATGCCGAACGAGATCCTTACTTACCCTGCGCGGAACTGACGAAAAGGCATAGTTTTAATAGGGTGGGTGGGCGGTTTTTTTGCATATAGAACGCGGGAACTGTTTTTTGAGAATAAGAAATGTTTTTCCGCGGGTCCTAAACTATTGACCCCAGAGGATACCCATGAGGCAGACCCATAAGCTGGACCACTGCAGCGCCGGAGCGTTAGTTTTCCGTTTCCAGCGGAGGCGCTGCTGTGGTCCGACATGCAATGTTTTTGTTAAATCACTGCAAAAGACGGCGGGCCGTGTTTTTGGGCCCGCTGTCTTTTGCTTCCTTTGTCTCCAGAGCTACGACCCGGGAGGTGACCCGTAAGCTGGACCGCTGTGCCAATGGTGCATTAGTTTTCCGGTTTCAGCACTATTTGCACGGCGGGCTGACATGCATGACCTGTGAGCATTGACCTGGATAGTTCAATAAAAAACGATAGACTTCGGATGTTTTTCCGATGTCTATCGTTTCCTCTTTTCTATTACCCGGGCCATAAGTTTACTATAACCATTCATTAACGAGTATTTTTTTAATTTAACATTTAAAGACATACTACCAGTTCCTAAAATACTATTTCGGCTGAGCAATAACATTCCTACACTCACATAAGTTTCTTTTCATTTCATAGTAATACGATTGCAGCATGAAACTGTAATTTGCAATATTAATACCCGTCCTTTCAAACATCTGCAAATATTCTTTTGACGCTTCCGTTTGGTTGATAGCAAATTGGTAATAGGCAATTAAGAGATAAAATTCAGAAACTCTTGGATGCCTACAAAGCTTATGTAGTTTGGATTTGGCTAATCTAACATGCTTATCAATTAAACCTAGGCACATTTCTTTTAGTTGAATATCACTGCTTTCAATATTAGTCAGGCATTCATCAGCTATATTCAAATCAACTTCTATCTCTAAAATTAATAGATTATGCCTTGCACACATTTCCCTTATATTTAACAGTGTGTTATAAACAAACTGAAAGTCGTATATATCAGCATACTCTTTAGTTATAAAAATTTTTTCTTTTTCTAATGCTATTCGTTCATAAACCTGATATTCAGCTAGTTCTGAAATGCAGCATTCAATATCTCTAATCGCTTTTTCAAATTGGTACTTGTTTAACTTAAAATACATGTCGATATATCTGTTAAAGGCCCTTGTTTCAGAATATTCTAATGTAAAAATAATTTCCTTACAACAAAAATATCTTTCCCTGGGGGTCATATTAAGATAATATTCAAGATTATGTTCAATGCTATCCATAACCTCGTTGATTATAAGAATACCCGCATTAAACAACATTCTTAGGGTCGAACATTCAAATATTCTTAATTGGTGTTCTGATAGTTTTTCTTTGTTCTCGTGATATCCGGTTATTATTTGTTTAACTTGGAGCATTTTATCTTCTTGCTGCCGCAAACAGGCTAGCTTAAAATTGTGTATTTCAAAAAAGTCATGTATATTATCCGGGCTTATAAGGATCTCATATATGCGCATATATTTATTAAAATTATCAGTATCATTAAAATATTGATATAAAGCTATTAAATTTTGATATATGCAATGGTTGATTGCTTTATCGTTACTATTTATGTAAAATTCATAACTTTTTTGGTAACTTAATAAAACATCCTCCATAGAACCTTCCATTCGCTTAATTGCACCATAGTTGTTGTAAATAGCTGCTTTAAGCGTATTATTAACATTTCCATCAGCTAGCATATCAATAGCTTCTTTGCATAATAATTTGGCTTCTATTACTTCTCCTTGTTCGAGTAACATAAGCGATTTTAAGTAACAATATCTCAGATAGTCTTTCTGTTTTATTTCCAGTAATATTAAATTAGCTGCAGGTATATCTCCGCAAAGGACAAGAATAAAAGCCTTATTAAATAATAAATCAGCTTTTTGTTCTGCGAAAACCCCTTTTTCATATACCTCATTAACTAATTCGTATGCTTTCCTGTTATTATTCTCGTTTATCAACATATCGATGTGCGATTTAAATTCATTGTAATTTGCAAAATCCTTAATAAGTCCTTGCTTTAACATTTTATCCCTTCCAATCTGCTAAAACCAATTCATTCAAGGATAACAGACCAATCTTGTTGTAACGACCGCATTATCATACATATTCAATCTATATGGGTGTTCGTTTATTTCCTGTTCCAGTCTTCTGTTCATTTGCCTGGAGAACCTGAAAACGGGGCTTTTAGAAATACTGTATCCTTTCGACGCAATAACATCTTTGATATTGACAATATCTCTTTTAAACCTTTCACAATAAAGCTTTACAGCATCTTGAGTTATAAAGTGGCTCCTTTTTATCTCATCAGCAATGAGAGGAATAATTTCTAAAGGGAATAACTTATTCTCATTAGGAAATGGTTTATTTACAAATTGGTGAGTAAATATCTTACTAATTTTTATATTTGCTTCTGGGTTTTGTTTAAAAATTACCTTTCTACATTTCCCTGCTAAATCATCTGTTCTATCTACTTTATGAGCAAAAGCATATTGTGCTCCCGGACGCATATAGGGTTGCAGTCCCAATACTTTTAATGG encodes:
- a CDS encoding helix-turn-helix domain-containing protein, with product MNNNELVKILENNYEEIERALAGKKALDEVMTSTEAAETWGKSMATVKRACQSGRFYPWEARKSQGTWLVTRAGMKRLYGELE
- a CDS encoding SWIM zinc finger family protein, whose amino-acid sequence is MKVLGDMETRRLGRAIEGLVSGQYRWQQVVVIENAVIRGYVQRMEGDRFHNEYAVQIAKDGSRGWCSCRDYFVGGHQCKHIAIAALALAQQQSAVQPADNRSRGAQRPRVVGA